In the Bradyrhizobium guangzhouense genome, one interval contains:
- a CDS encoding inositol monophosphatase family protein: protein MLYSATINVMVKAARRAGRSLKRDLGEIEHLQVSLKGPANFVSLADKRAEEILYQDLAKARPGYGFIGEEGGTREGTDKSHTWVVDPLDGTTNFLHGIPQFAISIGLVREGTIIAGVIYNPANDELYISERGKGAFLNDQRLRVAGRRQLNECVVACGLPHIGRGDHEEFRREMTAIQDRVAGLRRFGAASLDLAFVAAGRLDGYWERNLQSWDIAAGMLMVREAGGTVSDINTPGDALVTGDVVCGNEFVHGELVKILKRPA, encoded by the coding sequence ATGCTGTATTCCGCCACTATCAACGTCATGGTCAAAGCCGCGCGCCGCGCCGGCCGCAGCCTCAAGCGCGATCTCGGCGAGATCGAGCATCTCCAGGTCTCGCTGAAGGGGCCGGCGAACTTCGTCTCGCTCGCCGACAAGCGCGCCGAGGAAATCCTCTACCAGGACCTCGCCAAGGCCCGGCCCGGCTACGGCTTCATCGGCGAGGAGGGCGGCACGCGCGAGGGCACCGACAAGAGCCACACCTGGGTCGTCGATCCCCTCGACGGCACCACCAACTTCCTGCACGGCATCCCGCAATTCGCGATCTCGATCGGGCTCGTGCGCGAGGGCACGATCATCGCCGGCGTGATCTACAACCCCGCCAATGACGAGCTCTATATCTCCGAGCGCGGCAAGGGCGCCTTCCTCAACGACCAGCGCCTGCGCGTCGCCGGCCGTCGCCAGCTCAACGAATGCGTGGTGGCCTGCGGCCTGCCCCATATCGGCCGCGGCGACCACGAGGAATTCCGCCGCGAGATGACCGCGATCCAGGACCGCGTCGCGGGCCTGCGCCGCTTCGGCGCCGCCTCCCTCGACCTCGCCTTCGTCGCCGCCGGCCGACTCGACGGCTACTGGGAGCGCAACCTGCAATCCTGGGACATCGCCGCCGGCATGCTGATGGTGCGCGAAGCCGGTGGCACCGTGAGCGACATCAATACGCCGGGCGACGCGCTGGTTACGGGGGACGTCGTGTGCGGGAATGAGTTCGTGCACGGGGAGCTGGTGAAGATTTTGAAGCGGCCGGCGTAG